A single Thermaerobacter sp. FW80 DNA region contains:
- a CDS encoding ABC transporter substrate-binding protein, whose amino-acid sequence MRGIWRWLAILAAVALVVTACGRGGTGAGDQQGAAGEGGGELTVIGPWAGPEMEQFLPVLQEAEKRLGVTIRYQTQRAEDLAQVLPAQFEAGTAPGDVIFMWDWWVKEHADHAVDLKDIWEPEASAFRMPAAEAEGKVVAVPYALTVKPGFWYRKSFFAEHGLEPPTTWEEFMALLQRLDRIEGIQAPVVSGDGTGWPLTDVVEHFLIAFGGPDLQRGLIEGRVAWTDPEVQAVFRDRLVPALEYFSDPMDWTQAAELWWQGEYGLYFMGNWLTGMVDDPSDLGVFPLPGTKGMVAATDYAFIPRHSPRVDKAKELLAFLIGREGMELRAKQGGKLSNRTDVPADAHPDVDRQVAELLEGVELLPDLDDAIGGDWQRTFWDQLKLLWVQPDQWQGVLERLEQERGR is encoded by the coding sequence ATGCGGGGAATCTGGCGATGGCTGGCCATCCTGGCGGCGGTCGCGCTCGTGGTGACGGCCTGCGGCCGGGGTGGCACAGGCGCCGGCGACCAGCAGGGTGCCGCCGGGGAAGGCGGGGGTGAACTGACGGTCATCGGGCCCTGGGCGGGTCCCGAGATGGAGCAGTTCCTGCCCGTGCTGCAAGAGGCGGAGAAGCGCCTTGGCGTCACGATCCGCTACCAGACCCAGCGCGCCGAGGATCTCGCCCAGGTGCTGCCGGCGCAGTTCGAGGCCGGCACGGCGCCGGGCGACGTGATCTTCATGTGGGACTGGTGGGTCAAGGAGCACGCCGATCACGCCGTCGACCTCAAGGACATCTGGGAGCCGGAGGCCTCCGCCTTCCGCATGCCGGCGGCGGAGGCCGAGGGAAAGGTGGTGGCGGTGCCGTACGCCCTGACCGTCAAGCCGGGGTTCTGGTACCGCAAGTCGTTCTTCGCCGAGCACGGGCTCGAGCCGCCCACGACGTGGGAGGAGTTCATGGCCCTGCTCCAGCGTCTGGACCGGATCGAGGGCATCCAGGCCCCGGTGGTCAGCGGCGACGGCACCGGCTGGCCCCTGACCGACGTGGTGGAGCACTTCCTCATCGCCTTCGGCGGTCCCGACCTGCAGCGCGGCCTGATCGAAGGGCGCGTGGCCTGGACCGACCCCGAGGTGCAGGCGGTGTTCCGCGACCGCCTGGTCCCGGCGCTGGAGTACTTCAGCGATCCCATGGACTGGACCCAGGCGGCGGAGCTCTGGTGGCAGGGCGAGTACGGCCTCTACTTCATGGGCAACTGGCTGACCGGCATGGTGGACGACCCCTCGGATCTGGGCGTGTTCCCCTTGCCGGGGACGAAGGGCATGGTGGCGGCGACGGACTACGCCTTCATCCCGCGCCACAGCCCGCGGGTCGACAAGGCCAAGGAGCTGCTGGCCTTCCTGATCGGGCGCGAGGGCATGGAGCTACGCGCCAAGCAGGGCGGCAAGCTGTCGAACCGCACCGACGTGCCCGCCGATGCGCATCCCGATGTGGACCGGCAGGTGGCGGAGCTGCTGGAGGGCGTGGAGCTGCTGCCCGACCTGGACGACGCCATCGGCGGCGACTGGCAGCGCACCTTCTGGGACCAGCTCAAGCTCCTGTGGGTCCAGCCCGACCAGTGGCAGGGGGTCCTCGAGCGCCTTGAGCAGGAGCGCGGGAGGTAG
- a CDS encoding YjbE family putative metal transport protein (Members of this highly hydrophobic protein family,regularly are found preceded by the yybP-ykoY manganese riboswitch (see RF00080). A metal cation transport function is proposed.) — MTEGWESAARFLGLVFVDLLLAGDNAVVIALAARRLQGRLRRQAIWLGAGGAVALRLVLAAAITWLLHVPLLQALGGLLLLWIARKLVTDDRGGPEEVRAAGSVWEAVQTIILADVVMSLDNVLALVGVSGGHLGLLLAGLALSVPLIVWGSSLLSGLMDRWPWLVYAGAAILVWVAVEMVMDDRVVHQALAGVSEGVLLTAHVLVTLLLAGLLILEGVRSGEAPAPTGQASVGTGEAPVPAGKAPVPADEALKRTGAAAGDAPSEGRSGPAGRVDGTIPRGGSSSSGPSRADEPARGDTGSADGRPAAAGWRPAPAPADAAQPTAPPARPVGDPTRPGAGPEET, encoded by the coding sequence GTGACGGAGGGCTGGGAGTCCGCTGCCCGGTTCCTGGGCTTGGTGTTCGTCGATCTGCTGTTGGCCGGGGACAACGCGGTGGTCATCGCCCTGGCGGCGCGGCGGCTGCAGGGGCGGCTGCGCCGCCAGGCCATCTGGCTGGGCGCCGGCGGCGCCGTGGCGCTGCGGCTGGTGCTGGCGGCCGCCATCACCTGGTTGCTGCACGTCCCGCTCCTGCAGGCGCTGGGCGGTCTTCTGCTGCTATGGATCGCCCGCAAGCTGGTGACCGACGACCGGGGCGGTCCCGAGGAGGTGCGCGCGGCCGGGAGCGTCTGGGAGGCGGTCCAGACCATCATCCTGGCTGACGTGGTGATGTCCCTGGACAACGTGCTGGCACTGGTGGGCGTCTCAGGCGGCCACCTGGGGCTCCTGCTCGCCGGCCTCGCGCTGTCGGTGCCCCTGATCGTCTGGGGCAGCTCGCTCCTCAGCGGCCTGATGGACCGCTGGCCGTGGCTGGTCTATGCCGGAGCCGCCATCCTGGTGTGGGTCGCCGTGGAGATGGTGATGGACGACCGGGTGGTCCACCAGGCGCTGGCCGGCGTGTCCGAAGGCGTACTCCTGACCGCCCACGTCCTGGTGACCCTGCTGCTGGCGGGTCTGCTGATCCTGGAGGGCGTGCGGAGCGGCGAGGCTCCCGCACCAACAGGCCAAGCTTCCGTGGGAACAGGCGAGGCTCCTGTGCCCGCGGGCAAGGCTCCCGTGCCGGCGGACGAGGCGCTGAAGCGGACCGGCGCGGCCGCAGGCGACGCGCCATCGGAAGGGCGGTCCGGCCCTGCGGGACGGGTGGACGGAACCATCCCGCGCGGTGGCTCCAGCTCCAGCGGCCCTTCCCGTGCGGACGAACCCGCCCGCGGCGACACCGGCTCGGCCGACGGCCGGCCGGCGGCCGCGGGGTGGCGCCCCGCACCGGCGCCCGCGGACGCGGCGCAACCCACCGCGCCGCCCGCCCGTCCCGTCGGCGACCCGACCCGTCCCGGGGCAGGGCCGGAGGAAACGTGA
- a CDS encoding carbohydrate ABC transporter permease, with amino-acid sequence MSQEAAERRMPAPRTPDGGRPPAASRPRRGVRPLRRRAVGSLLRHGVAWALGLIWVIPFAGVAMSALRPQEELLHGWWHLQPLTLSVDNFTRALDHPTAAIGQGLWNSLLVAIPGTLLPLLLGSLAAYGLLRSRSRARRPLLLAVVLLLAVPQQMVAVPLFRMMRDAGLINSRTGLVLAHTAWALPWMIMFFRNYFATLPREVEEAALLDGASRWQVFVRVILPMSLPALASAAALQSTWVWNDFFLALILIYRPDLLVATQRIPLLRGQFHVDWGLLSAASVLVMAVPVLVFALLQRYYVKGLVGWTLK; translated from the coding sequence GTGAGCCAGGAAGCGGCGGAGCGGCGCATGCCGGCACCGCGGACGCCGGACGGCGGGCGCCCCCCGGCGGCCTCCCGGCCCCGACGCGGGGTTCGGCCCCTCCGCCGGCGAGCGGTCGGCAGCCTGCTCCGCCATGGGGTCGCCTGGGCGCTCGGCCTGATCTGGGTGATCCCCTTCGCCGGGGTGGCGATGAGCGCCCTGCGGCCGCAGGAGGAGTTGCTGCACGGCTGGTGGCACCTCCAGCCGCTGACCCTGAGCGTCGACAACTTCACCCGCGCCCTGGACCACCCCACGGCGGCCATCGGTCAGGGCCTGTGGAACTCCCTGCTGGTGGCGATCCCCGGCACCCTGCTGCCGCTCCTCCTGGGCTCGCTGGCGGCGTACGGGCTGCTCCGCTCCCGATCCCGGGCCCGGCGTCCCCTGCTGCTGGCGGTGGTCCTGCTGCTGGCGGTCCCCCAGCAGATGGTGGCGGTGCCCCTCTTCCGCATGATGCGGGACGCGGGGCTGATCAACTCCCGTACGGGCCTGGTGCTCGCCCACACCGCCTGGGCGCTGCCGTGGATGATCATGTTCTTCCGGAACTACTTCGCCACCCTGCCGCGGGAGGTCGAGGAGGCGGCACTGCTGGACGGGGCCAGCCGCTGGCAGGTGTTCGTCCGGGTGATCCTGCCCATGAGCCTGCCCGCCCTGGCCTCGGCGGCCGCGCTCCAGTCCACCTGGGTGTGGAACGACTTCTTCCTGGCGCTGATCCTGATCTACCGGCCCGACCTGCTGGTGGCCACCCAGCGCATCCCCCTGTTGCGGGGGCAGTTCCACGTGGACTGGGGGCTGCTCTCCGCCGCCTCGGTGCTGGTCATGGCGGTGCCGGTGCTGGTCTTCGCGCTGCTGCAGCGCTACTACGTCAAGGGGCTGGTGGGCTGGACGCTGAAGTGA
- a CDS encoding carbohydrate ABC transporter permease gives MAKAENGALPRRRRRGWDPLWLAAPALALVLLLVVVPAVETLVLAFLAPGGGWAGLQHFAAVLQDPETYAPGRFPGQPPPWGSLLHNLVWIVVHLPLTVGVGLVLALVLREVRGAALLRAFVFLGMVTPLIVGGVLVRFLFDENAGVVPALFAALGIDALARTWTAYPQLALPALVLGSVWLWAGFAMVLYAAGLGTIPRDYYEAAAVDGAGWWARFRHITWPALRPVTAVIVAMTVLWELKIFDLVYTATQGGPGGATMVLALQMYFYGFRSLDPHRAAAVATLLTLSTLAIGVWFLRTAEGGERA, from the coding sequence GTGGCGAAGGCCGAGAACGGAGCGCTCCCTCGTCGGCGCCGGCGCGGCTGGGACCCCTTGTGGCTGGCCGCGCCGGCCCTCGCCCTGGTGCTGCTGCTGGTCGTCGTGCCGGCGGTCGAGACGCTGGTCCTGGCGTTCCTCGCCCCCGGCGGCGGATGGGCGGGCCTGCAGCACTTCGCCGCCGTGCTGCAGGACCCGGAGACCTATGCCCCCGGCCGCTTCCCCGGCCAACCACCGCCGTGGGGCTCGCTGCTGCACAACCTGGTGTGGATCGTCGTCCACCTCCCCCTGACGGTAGGGGTCGGGCTCGTCCTGGCCCTGGTGCTGCGGGAGGTGCGGGGAGCCGCGCTGCTGCGGGCCTTCGTCTTCCTGGGCATGGTGACGCCGCTGATCGTCGGCGGCGTGCTGGTGCGGTTCCTGTTCGACGAGAACGCCGGCGTGGTCCCCGCCCTGTTCGCCGCCCTGGGCATCGACGCCCTGGCCCGGACGTGGACGGCCTATCCCCAACTGGCGCTGCCCGCCCTGGTGCTCGGCTCCGTGTGGCTCTGGGCCGGCTTCGCCATGGTCCTCTACGCGGCGGGCCTCGGCACGATCCCCCGCGACTACTACGAGGCGGCGGCCGTCGACGGCGCGGGCTGGTGGGCGCGCTTCCGCCACATCACCTGGCCCGCCCTCCGGCCGGTGACGGCCGTCATCGTGGCGATGACGGTGCTCTGGGAGCTGAAGATCTTCGACCTGGTGTACACGGCCACCCAGGGCGGGCCCGGCGGGGCGACCATGGTCCTGGCGCTGCAGATGTACTTCTACGGGTTCCGTTCCCTGGATCCCCACCGGGCGGCGGCGGTGGCCACGTTGTTGACCCTCAGCACGCTGGCCATCGGCGTCTGGTTCCTGCGCACCGCGGAAGGAGGGGAGCGCGCGTGA
- a CDS encoding adenylyltransferase/cytidyltransferase family protein translates to MNAAPRAAATKVVDLATLRRHLDALPPAAQVVLTNGCFDWLHVGHLRTLEHARSLGDVLVVGVNDDASVRRLKGPGRPVVPARQRALLVAALECVDWVVVFAEDTAAGLVRAVRPQWYVKGGDYRLETLPEAEPARQVGARVVLVPPEPGLSTTGLLARALAQGAAGEGRGRASPHPVPQADGSPQEA, encoded by the coding sequence ATGAACGCCGCCCCGCGGGCCGCCGCGACGAAGGTGGTCGACCTGGCCACCCTGCGACGGCACCTGGACGCCCTGCCGCCCGCGGCCCAGGTGGTCCTGACCAACGGTTGCTTCGACTGGCTCCACGTGGGCCACCTGCGCACCCTGGAGCACGCCCGGTCCCTGGGCGACGTCCTGGTGGTGGGGGTCAACGACGACGCCAGCGTACGTCGGCTCAAGGGGCCCGGGCGGCCCGTGGTCCCGGCCCGCCAGCGAGCCCTGCTGGTGGCGGCGCTGGAATGCGTGGACTGGGTGGTAGTCTTCGCCGAGGACACCGCCGCCGGGCTCGTCCGCGCGGTGCGCCCGCAGTGGTACGTCAAAGGGGGCGACTACCGCCTCGAGACCCTCCCCGAGGCCGAGCCGGCCCGCCAGGTGGGGGCGCGGGTGGTGCTGGTCCCGCCCGAACCCGGCCTGTCCACCACCGGGCTGCTGGCGCGGGCCCTGGCGCAAGGCGCCGCGGGCGAGGGGCGTGGCAGGGCTTCTCCCCATCCCGTCCCGCAGGCGGACGGTTCCCCACAGGAGGCATGA
- a CDS encoding bifunctional heptose 7-phosphate kinase/heptose 1-phosphate adenyltransferase — MTGVRRQRPVAPGGAGRSAPPAHGGQGHPGQPAPLAGGAAGQAESGVATAPATAGGGAREAGSTPYPVWRTRARPCRVLVVGDPVADLWVYGVPRRISREAPVLILEYDRQEIMPGGAAHCARSLAALGGQVVLAGPFGDDPWGRAVVDALGRAGVEVLAAPVPRGWQTPLKARFVAAPPAAPAQQVLRLDVLPQRAGAGFGLGAWLASAGRAAGSVPPQGAGNDPEEAAWAAFARSLREAVRAADAVVVADYGLSDLAPRLWPRLARWARGRPVVVDSRHRLLAFRGATLATPNVEELAEVWGRPLTADDLGRAAAVVRGRGRFGALVVTRGPEGMLVDPGDGVPIAIPAVRPAAVYDVTGAGDTVAAVLALALGSGLDVVGAARLANLAGSLAVRKAGTEPVTAAELEEAWKAWVGAADAGTLPAAGAGPLQDAPHGTPHPAPGGATG; from the coding sequence ATGACGGGGGTACGCCGTCAGCGGCCGGTGGCACCGGGCGGGGCCGGGCGGTCGGCGCCGCCGGCCCACGGCGGGCAGGGTCACCCGGGACAACCCGCGCCCCTGGCCGGCGGTGCCGCCGGCCAGGCCGAGTCGGGGGTGGCGACGGCGCCTGCCACGGCGGGCGGCGGTGCCCGGGAGGCCGGCTCCACCCCATACCCGGTCTGGCGGACCCGCGCCCGCCCCTGCCGCGTGCTGGTGGTCGGCGACCCGGTGGCCGACCTGTGGGTGTACGGGGTGCCGCGGCGCATCTCGCGCGAGGCGCCCGTGCTGATCCTGGAGTACGACCGGCAGGAGATCATGCCGGGGGGCGCCGCCCACTGCGCCCGCAGCCTGGCTGCCCTGGGCGGGCAGGTGGTCCTGGCGGGGCCCTTCGGCGACGACCCGTGGGGACGGGCCGTGGTCGATGCCCTGGGGCGCGCGGGCGTCGAGGTGCTGGCCGCCCCCGTGCCCCGGGGATGGCAGACGCCCCTCAAGGCTCGCTTCGTCGCCGCACCGCCGGCGGCGCCGGCCCAGCAGGTCCTCCGCCTCGACGTGCTGCCGCAGCGGGCGGGAGCCGGCTTCGGGCTCGGGGCGTGGCTCGCCTCCGCGGGCCGGGCGGCCGGTTCGGTCCCGCCCCAGGGCGCGGGCAACGACCCCGAGGAAGCCGCCTGGGCCGCCTTCGCCCGGTCTCTGCGCGAGGCGGTGCGCGCGGCGGATGCGGTGGTGGTGGCGGACTACGGCCTGAGCGACCTGGCGCCCCGCCTCTGGCCGCGCCTGGCGCGGTGGGCACGGGGCCGACCCGTGGTGGTCGACTCCCGCCACCGCCTGCTGGCCTTCCGCGGCGCCACCCTGGCCACGCCCAACGTGGAGGAGCTGGCCGAGGTGTGGGGTCGCCCGCTGACGGCTGACGACCTGGGCCGCGCCGCCGCCGTCGTCCGCGGGCGGGGGCGCTTCGGCGCCCTGGTGGTGACCCGCGGACCGGAGGGCATGCTGGTCGATCCGGGCGACGGCGTGCCCATCGCCATCCCCGCGGTGCGACCGGCCGCCGTCTACGACGTCACCGGGGCCGGTGACACCGTGGCCGCCGTGCTGGCACTGGCCCTGGGATCGGGGCTCGACGTGGTGGGCGCAGCGCGTCTCGCCAACCTGGCCGGCAGCCTCGCCGTCCGCAAGGCGGGCACCGAGCCGGTCACGGCCGCAGAGCTGGAAGAGGCCTGGAAAGCCTGGGTGGGGGCGGCCGATGCAGGGACCCTCCCAGCCGCGGGTGCCGGGCCGCTGCAGGACGCCCCCCACGGCACGCCCCACCCTGCGCCGGGAGGGGCCACGGGATGA
- a CDS encoding MBL fold metallo-hydrolase has translation MAQKADASVAADTVLVDLREAGQAERTAGYLIRAPHPAVIETGGKAGVEAWLEALEQQGIPRDEVAYIVVTHIHLDHAGGAGTLARYLPRARVVVHPRGARHLADPTRLVEGARMVFGQRLEELFGLPEPVPAERILAPEADGTLDLGGGHRLRFIDAPGHARHQFMILDEATGVLFSGDELGVRYPALSRRIGRDYLLPSTAPNQFNPDAMLRSARSLPALRPAAMLLSHFGATGLTADEVIQRMEEQVPRFVACGVVDGRAASPQETRRRLAEHIRRDAEAHGLQWAEVEPAVALDLDICAHGIADYHRRRAQGKV, from the coding sequence GTGGCCCAGAAGGCGGACGCGTCGGTCGCAGCCGACACGGTGCTGGTCGACCTGCGGGAGGCGGGCCAGGCGGAGCGCACGGCGGGCTATCTGATCCGCGCGCCCCACCCGGCGGTGATCGAGACCGGCGGCAAGGCCGGCGTCGAGGCCTGGCTCGAGGCCCTCGAGCAGCAGGGCATCCCGCGAGACGAGGTGGCGTACATCGTCGTGACCCACATCCACCTGGACCACGCCGGCGGTGCCGGCACCCTGGCCCGGTACCTGCCGCGGGCCCGGGTGGTGGTGCACCCCCGCGGCGCCCGGCACCTGGCGGACCCCACGCGGCTGGTGGAGGGGGCCCGCATGGTCTTCGGCCAGCGCCTGGAGGAGCTGTTCGGCCTCCCCGAGCCGGTGCCGGCCGAGCGCATCCTGGCGCCGGAGGCCGACGGCACCCTGGACCTGGGCGGCGGTCACCGGTTGCGCTTCATCGACGCCCCCGGCCATGCGCGTCACCAGTTCATGATCCTCGATGAGGCCACGGGCGTCCTCTTCAGCGGCGACGAGCTCGGGGTGCGGTACCCCGCCCTCTCCCGGCGCATCGGCCGCGACTACCTGCTGCCCTCGACAGCGCCCAATCAGTTCAACCCTGACGCCATGCTCCGCTCGGCCCGCTCCCTGCCGGCGCTGCGCCCGGCGGCCATGCTGCTGTCCCACTTCGGGGCGACGGGACTGACCGCCGACGAGGTGATCCAGCGCATGGAGGAGCAGGTGCCGCGGTTCGTCGCCTGCGGCGTGGTGGACGGCCGGGCCGCGAGTCCGCAGGAGACCCGGCGCCGGCTGGCGGAGCACATCCGCCGGGATGCCGAGGCCCACGGCCTGCAGTGGGCGGAGGTGGAACCGGCGGTGGCGCTGGACCTGGACATCTGCGCCCACGGCATCGCCGACTACCACCGCCGACGGGCACAGGGCAAGGTGTGA
- a CDS encoding ABC transporter ATP-binding protein, whose translation MARVQLVEVTKRFGSTVAVDRVSLDIADGEFLVLVGPSGCGKSTLLRLIAGLEDVTEGEIYIDDRNVNDVPPKDRDVAMVFQNYALYPHMTVYDNMAFGLRMRKVPRDEIDRRVRQAAETLGLTHLLKRRPAQLSGGQRQRVALGRAIVRDPKVFLMDEPLSNLDAQLRVQMRTELARLHQRLGTTTIYVTHDQVEAMTLGDRIAVLRDGKLQQVATPHEIYARPANVFVASFIGSPPMNFVRGQVESREDGVWFTGEGLTCRLEGELAEAAAAYLRTGDGLGSSDGDRAGASGQGRRDAILGVRPEHVQARLADEGSVAGTGASGGAAGQGPHLVATVEVVEPLGAETYVYVTAGSLALTVRVDPRMVLRPGDRLALTLETGHLHLFDAATEASVWQLAAAVPA comes from the coding sequence ATGGCACGGGTCCAGCTGGTGGAGGTGACCAAGCGCTTCGGTTCCACCGTCGCCGTCGACCGGGTGTCGCTGGACATCGCCGACGGCGAGTTCCTGGTGCTGGTGGGACCCTCGGGCTGCGGCAAGTCCACGCTCCTGCGGCTGATCGCGGGACTCGAGGACGTGACCGAGGGCGAGATCTACATCGACGATCGCAACGTCAACGACGTCCCGCCCAAGGATCGGGACGTGGCCATGGTCTTCCAGAACTACGCCCTCTACCCGCACATGACCGTCTACGACAACATGGCCTTCGGTCTGCGCATGCGCAAGGTCCCGCGGGACGAGATCGACCGGCGCGTCCGCCAGGCGGCGGAGACGCTGGGCCTCACCCACCTCCTGAAGCGCCGGCCGGCCCAGCTGTCCGGCGGTCAGCGCCAGCGCGTGGCCCTGGGGCGCGCCATCGTCCGCGATCCGAAGGTGTTCTTGATGGACGAACCCCTCTCCAACCTGGACGCCCAGCTGCGCGTGCAGATGCGCACGGAGCTGGCCCGCTTGCACCAGCGCCTGGGCACCACCACGATCTACGTCACCCACGACCAGGTGGAGGCCATGACCCTGGGCGACCGCATCGCCGTGCTCCGCGACGGCAAGCTGCAGCAGGTGGCCACGCCCCACGAGATCTACGCGCGTCCGGCCAACGTGTTCGTCGCCTCCTTCATCGGCTCGCCGCCGATGAACTTCGTCCGGGGACAGGTGGAGAGCCGGGAGGACGGCGTCTGGTTCACCGGCGAGGGCCTGACGTGCCGGCTGGAGGGCGAGCTGGCGGAGGCGGCCGCCGCGTACCTGCGCACGGGCGACGGGCTCGGATCCTCGGACGGCGACCGTGCGGGCGCGTCCGGCCAAGGGCGTCGCGACGCCATCCTGGGCGTCCGACCGGAGCACGTCCAGGCCCGCCTTGCGGACGAGGGGTCCGTCGCCGGGACGGGAGCCTCCGGGGGCGCAGCCGGCCAGGGTCCGCACCTGGTGGCCACCGTGGAGGTGGTGGAACCGCTGGGGGCGGAGACGTACGTCTACGTCACGGCCGGGTCCCTGGCCCTCACGGTCCGGGTCGACCCCCGCATGGTGTTGCGGCCGGGCGATCGGCTCGCCCTGACGCTGGAGACCGGCCACCTGCACCTGTTCGACGCCGCCACCGAGGCGTCGGTCTGGCAGCTGGCCGCAGCGGTGCCGGCGTAA
- the treS gene encoding maltose alpha-D-glucosyltransferase, with translation MQAPRREDARRQGEGLATLSEAAPRSSGDGGADGIAPLAQEADRLAQEGGRGQPAAPGTATLEPPERGGGGDPSAVLSIRPRQEVAGRGRPSADAAAGQPVPPTLWYKDAVIYEVHVRTFFDGNGDGTGDFRGLTAKLDYLQELGVTALWLLPFYPSPLADDGYDVADYTAVHPAYGTLGDFKRFLAEAHRRGMRVITDLVLNHTSTQHPWFQRARRARPGSRWRDFYVWSDSPDRYRGVRVIFPDYEADNWTWDPVARAYYWHRFYAHQPDLNYDNPMVRRAMLKVVDFWLRLGVDGFRLDALPYLFEREGTACAGLPETHAFVRELRAYIEARYGERVLLAEANEPAAELARYLQGDECHMAFHFPLMPRLFLALAREEATPILQVLRDEPAIAPACQWALFLRNHDELTLEMVSPEEREELWQAYAADPQARVNLGIRRRLAPLLGNDRRRLELAYALLFSLPGTPVIYYGDEIGMGDNIYLPDRHAVRTPMQWSGGRNAGFSTANPQRLCAPVVVDPPYHYEAVNVEAQLASPDSLLNWLRRLIAVRKRFPAFGRGDLELIAGDNRRVLAFVRRLGDQAILVVANLSRFVQGVRLDLAAYAGCLPEDAFGGATLPPIERRPYFLTLGPHGFYWFVLKRPEGEIPEPR, from the coding sequence GTGCAGGCGCCGAGGCGAGAGGACGCCCGCCGCCAGGGCGAAGGCCTGGCCACCTTGTCGGAGGCGGCACCGCGGTCCAGCGGGGATGGAGGGGCTGACGGCATCGCGCCCCTCGCGCAGGAGGCGGACCGGCTCGCACAAGAAGGAGGTCGCGGGCAGCCCGCCGCCCCGGGCACGGCGACCTTGGAGCCGCCGGAGCGAGGAGGGGGTGGGGACCCGTCCGCCGTCCTCTCGATCCGGCCGCGGCAGGAGGTCGCCGGTCGCGGGCGGCCGTCGGCCGACGCGGCGGCGGGGCAGCCGGTTCCACCCACCCTGTGGTACAAGGACGCGGTCATCTACGAGGTGCACGTGCGCACCTTCTTCGACGGCAACGGCGACGGCACGGGGGACTTCCGCGGCCTGACGGCGAAGCTCGACTACCTGCAGGAGCTGGGCGTCACCGCCCTCTGGCTCCTGCCCTTCTACCCCTCGCCGCTGGCCGACGACGGCTACGACGTCGCCGACTACACCGCGGTCCATCCCGCCTACGGCACCCTGGGCGACTTCAAGCGCTTCCTGGCCGAGGCCCATCGCCGCGGCATGCGGGTCATCACCGACCTGGTGCTCAACCACACGTCCACCCAGCACCCCTGGTTCCAACGGGCCCGGCGCGCGCGGCCCGGCAGCCGCTGGCGCGACTTCTACGTCTGGAGCGACAGCCCGGACCGCTACCGCGGGGTGCGGGTGATCTTCCCCGACTACGAGGCGGACAACTGGACCTGGGATCCGGTGGCGCGGGCCTACTACTGGCACCGCTTCTACGCCCACCAGCCCGATCTCAACTACGACAACCCCATGGTGCGCCGGGCGATGCTGAAGGTGGTGGACTTCTGGCTGCGGCTGGGGGTCGACGGCTTCCGCCTCGACGCCCTGCCCTACCTGTTCGAGCGCGAGGGGACGGCCTGCGCCGGGCTGCCCGAGACCCACGCCTTCGTCCGGGAGCTGCGGGCGTACATCGAGGCGCGGTACGGCGAGCGGGTGCTGCTGGCGGAGGCCAACGAGCCGGCGGCGGAGCTCGCCCGCTACCTCCAGGGCGACGAGTGCCACATGGCCTTCCACTTCCCCCTGATGCCGCGCCTGTTCCTCGCCCTGGCCCGCGAGGAGGCGACGCCCATCCTCCAGGTCCTGCGGGACGAACCGGCCATCGCCCCGGCGTGCCAGTGGGCGCTGTTCCTCCGCAACCACGACGAGCTGACGCTGGAGATGGTGTCGCCGGAGGAGCGGGAGGAGTTGTGGCAGGCCTACGCCGCCGATCCGCAGGCGCGGGTGAACCTGGGCATCCGGCGCCGCCTGGCCCCCCTGCTGGGCAACGACCGGCGGCGCCTGGAGCTGGCCTACGCCCTGCTGTTCTCGCTGCCGGGCACCCCCGTCATCTACTACGGCGACGAGATCGGCATGGGCGACAACATCTACCTGCCCGACCGCCACGCCGTGCGCACCCCCATGCAGTGGAGCGGGGGGCGCAACGCGGGCTTCTCCACCGCCAACCCGCAGCGGCTGTGCGCGCCGGTGGTGGTCGACCCGCCCTACCACTACGAGGCCGTGAACGTCGAGGCCCAGCTCGCCAGCCCCGACTCGCTGCTCAACTGGCTGCGGCGGCTCATCGCCGTGCGCAAGCGCTTCCCCGCCTTTGGCCGCGGCGACCTCGAGCTGATCGCCGGCGACAACCGCCGGGTGTTGGCCTTCGTCCGCCGTCTGGGAGACCAGGCGATCCTGGTGGTCGCCAACCTCTCGCGGTTCGTCCAGGGGGTTCGGCTGGACCTGGCAGCGTATGCCGGTTGCCTGCCCGAGGACGCCTTCGGGGGCGCGACCCTGCCCCCCATCGAGCGACGGCCGTACTTCCTGACCCTGGGGCCCCACGGGTTCTACTGGTTCGTCCTGAAGCGTCCAGAGGGTGAGATTCCAGAGCCGCGCTGA